Proteins encoded by one window of Sphingosinicella sp. BN140058:
- a CDS encoding enoyl-CoA hydratase/isomerase family protein has product MSADVLTMIEGRVARIRLNRPKAIHALTRDMCSAMIAALLEWRENPAIEAVLIDHAEGRGFCAGGDVVMLAKSGETDGAQARDFFHEEYRLNHLLFTFMKPVVAFMDGITMGGGVGISQPAKYRVATENSRFAMPETTIGLFPDVGGGWYLSRLPGRVGQFLALTGARLDGAECLRLGLATHYLPAAALDGAKAAIAADPQRIEEILREASVAPPDARIEANLPSIDQLFASDDYEEILAALEADGSDWAQTELDTLRAKSPQACKVSLRLLYDGARVQDFAHEMRQEYAVAARVVQRNDFVEGVRALLIDKDNAPRWSPATPDGVSDHMIDQIFAPMPEGEEWTPLAL; this is encoded by the coding sequence ATGAGTGCTGACGTTCTTACCATGATCGAGGGCCGGGTCGCCCGGATCCGGCTCAACCGCCCCAAGGCGATCCACGCGCTGACCCGCGACATGTGCAGCGCGATGATCGCGGCCCTGCTCGAATGGCGGGAGAATCCGGCGATCGAGGCGGTGCTGATCGATCATGCCGAGGGCCGCGGTTTCTGCGCCGGCGGCGACGTCGTCATGCTGGCGAAGAGCGGCGAGACCGACGGCGCGCAGGCCCGCGACTTCTTCCACGAGGAATATCGTCTCAACCACCTGCTCTTCACCTTCATGAAGCCGGTGGTGGCCTTCATGGACGGGATCACCATGGGCGGCGGGGTCGGCATCTCGCAGCCGGCCAAATATCGGGTGGCGACCGAGAATAGCCGTTTCGCCATGCCGGAAACCACCATCGGCCTGTTCCCCGACGTCGGCGGCGGCTGGTACCTGTCCCGCCTGCCCGGCCGGGTCGGCCAATTCCTCGCGCTGACCGGCGCCCGCCTCGATGGTGCCGAATGCCTCCGCCTCGGCCTCGCCACCCACTATCTTCCCGCCGCCGCCCTCGACGGCGCCAAGGCGGCGATCGCGGCCGATCCGCAGCGGATCGAGGAGATCCTCCGCGAGGCGAGCGTCGCGCCGCCCGACGCCCGGATCGAGGCCAATCTGCCGTCCATCGACCAGCTGTTCGCCTCCGACGATTATGAGGAGATCCTCGCTGCGCTGGAGGCCGACGGTTCGGACTGGGCGCAGACGGAACTCGACACCCTTCGCGCCAAGAGCCCCCAGGCCTGCAAGGTGTCGCTGCGCCTCCTCTATGACGGCGCCCGGGTGCAGGATTTCGCCCATGAGATGCGCCAGGAATATGCGGTCGCCGCCCGCGTCGTGCAGCGCAACGACTTCGTCGAAGGAGTCCGCGCCTTGCTGATCGACAAGGACAATGCCCCGCGCTGGAGCCCGGCCACACCGGACGGCGTCTCCGACCACATGATCGACCAGATCTTCGCCCCGATGCCCGAAGGCGAAGAATGGACCCCGCTCGCACTATGA
- a CDS encoding enoyl-CoA hydratase, translated as MTYENILVEQRGAVTLITLNRPKALNALNSGVLRELIAAFAAYDADDSQRCAVLTGSEKAFAAGADIKEMQEQGFARMYASNFFAGWERVTATRKPWIAAVSGYALGGGCEVAMMADFIIAADTAQFGQPEIKLGVTPGMGGSQRLTHAIGKAKAMEMCLTGRMMGAEEAERAGLVARVVPAADLLGEALKTAETIAGMAPLAAIANKEMVNAAFETGLAQGILFERRLFHGLFGSEDQKEGMAAFVDKRKAEWTGR; from the coding sequence ATGACTTATGAAAACATCCTGGTCGAGCAACGCGGCGCGGTGACCCTGATCACGCTCAACCGCCCGAAGGCGCTCAATGCGCTCAACAGCGGCGTGCTGCGCGAGCTGATCGCCGCCTTCGCTGCGTATGATGCCGACGACAGCCAGCGCTGCGCGGTGCTGACCGGCAGCGAGAAGGCGTTCGCGGCCGGCGCAGACATCAAGGAAATGCAGGAGCAGGGCTTCGCGCGCATGTATGCGTCGAACTTCTTCGCCGGCTGGGAGCGCGTGACCGCGACCCGCAAGCCCTGGATCGCCGCCGTCTCCGGCTATGCGCTCGGCGGCGGCTGCGAGGTGGCGATGATGGCCGATTTCATCATCGCCGCGGACACGGCCCAGTTCGGCCAGCCCGAGATCAAGCTCGGCGTCACCCCCGGCATGGGCGGCTCGCAGCGCCTGACCCACGCGATCGGCAAGGCCAAGGCGATGGAGATGTGCCTCACCGGACGGATGATGGGCGCCGAAGAAGCGGAGCGGGCCGGCCTCGTCGCCCGCGTCGTGCCCGCCGCCGACCTGCTCGGCGAGGCGCTGAAGACCGCCGAGACCATCGCCGGCATGGCCCCGCTCGCCGCCATCGCCAACAAGGAGATGGTCAACGCCGCCTTCGAGACCGGCCTCGCCCAGGGCATCCTGTTCGAGCGCCGGCTGTTCCACGGCCTGTTCGGCAGCGAAGACCAGAAGGAAGGCATGGCGGCGTTCGTCGACAAGCGGAAAGCGGAGTGGACGGGGCGTTAA
- the mmsB gene encoding 3-hydroxyisobutyrate dehydrogenase — translation MARIAFIGLGNMGGGMASNLVRAGHDVSAFDLSEAALAKAEANGCQRAGSAAEAIADAEAVITMLPAGKHVRDVYEASVIGRAPTAAILIDCSTIDVATAREEIGKAEAAGYQMVDAPVSGGIAAAEGGTLTFMVGGSDAAFERARSYLEQMGKAVIHAGGPGAGQAAKICNNMLLGASMIATCETFAMAQKLGLDLQTFFDISSKASGQNWSMTTYCPVPGVGPTTPADRDYEGGFASALMLKDLRLAMEAAQSVDAYTPMGAHAEELYARFAEHLGGGAKDFSAIIRMIDDSWTRP, via the coding sequence ATGGCACGTATAGCCTTTATCGGGCTCGGAAATATGGGCGGCGGCATGGCCTCGAACCTGGTCAGGGCCGGGCATGACGTCAGCGCGTTCGACCTCTCCGAGGCGGCGCTGGCCAAGGCCGAGGCCAACGGGTGTCAACGCGCCGGATCGGCAGCCGAGGCGATCGCCGACGCTGAAGCGGTGATCACCATGCTGCCGGCCGGCAAGCATGTCCGCGACGTCTACGAGGCGAGCGTGATCGGCCGCGCCCCGACGGCCGCCATCCTGATCGACTGCTCGACGATCGACGTCGCCACCGCCCGAGAGGAGATCGGCAAGGCGGAGGCCGCCGGCTACCAGATGGTCGACGCACCGGTGTCGGGCGGGATCGCCGCGGCCGAGGGCGGCACCCTCACCTTCATGGTCGGCGGCAGCGACGCGGCGTTCGAACGCGCCCGCTCCTATCTCGAGCAGATGGGCAAGGCGGTGATCCACGCGGGCGGGCCGGGTGCCGGACAGGCCGCCAAGATCTGCAACAACATGCTGCTCGGCGCCTCGATGATCGCGACCTGCGAGACCTTCGCGATGGCGCAGAAGCTCGGGCTCGACTTGCAGACCTTCTTCGACATCTCGTCCAAGGCTTCGGGCCAGAACTGGTCGATGACGACTTATTGCCCCGTGCCCGGCGTCGGGCCGACGACCCCCGCCGACCGCGACTATGAGGGCGGCTTCGCTTCGGCGCTGATGCTCAAGGACCTGCGCCTCGCGATGGAAGCGGCGCAGAGCGTCGATGCCTATACGCCGATGGGCGCCCATGCCGAGGAATTGTACGCGCGGTTCGCGGAGCATCTCGGCGGCGGCGCCAAGGATTTTTCCGCGATCATCAGGATGATCGACGATAGCTGGACCCGGCCGTAG
- the wecB gene encoding non-hydrolyzing UDP-N-acetylglucosamine 2-epimerase, translated as MAQRIHLVAAARPNFMKVAPLWHALAAAPDFDPVLIHTGQHYDVNMSDAFFTDLRLPEPDHHLGVGSGSHAEQTGGVMIAYERVALGDRPDWLVVVGDVNSTAACTLVAAKLCFPVVHLEAGLRSGDRAMPEEINRLMTDVLADVLWTPSLDADDNLRAEGIAVERVTRVGNIMLDSFELVRPAIEGADVPGELGLTRGRYGVVTLHRPSNVDEPAQLIRLADALIELQRDLPLVFPVHPRTAARLRQNGLDGRLERSGVRLIAPQSYVRFMSLVGGAAAAITDSGGLQEETTYLGIPCLTLRENTERPITISEGTNRLVTPETLGLELSRALSTPRAVRARPELWDGATAGRCLADLRRRSGPARLPSAVEDPQARVAALARTYSGEERRASTAGSSYRRSS; from the coding sequence ATGGCCCAGCGCATCCACCTCGTCGCCGCCGCGCGTCCCAACTTCATGAAGGTGGCGCCGCTCTGGCACGCCCTCGCTGCCGCGCCCGATTTCGATCCGGTACTGATCCACACCGGCCAGCATTACGACGTCAACATGTCGGACGCCTTCTTCACCGACTTGAGGCTGCCGGAGCCCGACCATCATCTCGGCGTCGGTTCGGGCAGCCATGCCGAGCAGACCGGCGGCGTGATGATCGCCTACGAGAGAGTCGCGCTTGGCGACCGCCCGGACTGGCTGGTGGTGGTCGGCGACGTCAATTCGACCGCCGCCTGCACCCTGGTCGCGGCCAAGCTCTGCTTTCCGGTGGTCCACCTGGAAGCGGGCCTGCGCAGCGGCGACCGGGCGATGCCGGAGGAGATCAACCGGCTGATGACCGACGTGCTCGCCGACGTGCTGTGGACTCCGTCGCTCGATGCCGACGACAATCTCCGCGCAGAAGGCATCGCGGTCGAACGTGTGACCCGGGTCGGCAACATCATGCTCGACAGCTTCGAGCTGGTCCGCCCGGCGATCGAGGGCGCCGACGTTCCCGGGGAACTCGGCCTCACGCGCGGGCGCTATGGTGTCGTCACGCTGCATCGCCCGTCCAACGTCGACGAACCGGCGCAGCTGATCCGTCTCGCCGATGCGCTGATCGAGCTCCAGCGCGATCTGCCCCTCGTCTTCCCGGTCCACCCGCGCACCGCCGCCAGGCTCCGCCAGAACGGGCTCGACGGCCGTCTCGAGCGGTCAGGGGTCAGGCTGATCGCGCCGCAATCCTATGTCCGTTTCATGAGCCTCGTCGGCGGCGCCGCGGCGGCGATCACCGACAGCGGCGGCCTCCAGGAGGAGACCACCTACCTCGGCATTCCCTGCCTCACCCTGCGCGAGAATACCGAACGCCCGATCACCATCAGCGAAGGCACCAACCGGCTGGTCACGCCGGAGACGCTCGGCCTCGAGCTCAGCCGCGCGCTATCGACGCCGCGGGCGGTGCGCGCCCGGCCGGAGCTGTGGGACGGCGCTACCGCCGGGCGCTGCCTCGCCGATCTTCGCCGGCGCAGCGGGCCGGCACGGCTGCCGAGCGCCGTGGAGGATCCGCAGGCGCGCGTCGCCGCGCTCGCCCGCACCTATTCCGGCGAGGAGCGGCGGGCGTCTACGGCCGGGTCCAGCTATCGTCGATCATCCTGA
- a CDS encoding glycerol kinase GlpK — protein sequence MDLLVIDEGTTSTRAMLFAADGLCHGSEQRDLVQHHPGPGLVEHDAEEIWAKSLACARTLIEDKGAAGRIRALGITNQRETIVFWSRRTGRPLAPAIVWQDRRTADACARLKTEGREPFIQAKTGLLLDPYFSASKIAWALAHWPQLREAGDDLCIGTVESYLVFRLTGGLHVSDATNASRTALMDIAAGSWDEELLDLWGVPRGALPEIVDCAGPIGETLPELFGGPLPIAGLAGDQQAAAIGQACFAPGDTKGTYGTGAFILTHTGTELRRSRHRLLSTIAWQLGGARRYALEGSVFVAGSLVKWLRDGLGLLGHAGESESLARSVPDNGGVYLVPALSGLGAPHWQPDARAALSGLSFASGRAHVARAALEAMAHQTHDLMTAFAGDGARWHCLKVDGGMIGNDWIAQDLADMLDLDVERPRFVETTALGAAMLAGVGSGLFASLEEAAGMRGAVERFAPAMTSAARDARLAGWGQAVARVLG from the coding sequence ATGGACCTGCTCGTCATCGACGAAGGCACAACCAGCACCCGCGCGATGCTGTTCGCGGCCGACGGTCTGTGCCACGGCAGCGAGCAGCGGGATCTCGTCCAGCACCATCCGGGGCCCGGCCTCGTCGAGCATGATGCCGAGGAGATCTGGGCCAAAAGCCTGGCCTGCGCCCGCACCCTGATCGAAGACAAAGGCGCGGCGGGCCGGATCCGCGCGCTCGGGATCACCAACCAGCGCGAGACGATCGTCTTCTGGAGCCGGCGCACCGGCCGGCCGCTTGCCCCCGCCATCGTCTGGCAGGATCGCCGCACCGCCGATGCCTGCGCGCGGCTGAAGACGGAGGGACGCGAGCCGTTCATCCAGGCGAAGACGGGATTGCTGCTCGATCCCTATTTCAGCGCCTCCAAGATCGCCTGGGCGCTGGCGCATTGGCCGCAGCTGCGCGAAGCCGGCGACGACCTCTGCATCGGCACGGTCGAGAGCTATTTGGTCTTTCGACTGACCGGCGGCCTCCACGTCTCCGACGCGACCAACGCCTCGCGCACCGCGCTGATGGACATCGCCGCAGGCAGCTGGGACGAGGAATTGCTTGACCTGTGGGGCGTGCCGCGCGGCGCCCTGCCGGAGATCGTCGACTGCGCCGGCCCGATCGGCGAGACGCTGCCGGAGCTGTTCGGCGGGCCGCTCCCGATTGCGGGCCTTGCCGGCGACCAGCAGGCGGCGGCGATCGGCCAGGCCTGCTTCGCGCCCGGCGACACCAAGGGCACCTACGGCACCGGCGCCTTCATCCTCACCCACACCGGCACCGAGCTCCGGCGGAGCCGGCACCGTTTGCTGTCGACGATCGCCTGGCAGCTCGGCGGCGCCCGGCGCTACGCGCTCGAAGGCTCGGTGTTCGTCGCCGGAAGCCTTGTCAAATGGCTCCGCGACGGCCTCGGACTGCTTGGCCACGCCGGCGAGAGCGAAAGCCTGGCCCGGTCGGTGCCCGACAATGGCGGCGTCTATCTGGTTCCCGCGCTGTCGGGGCTCGGCGCGCCGCATTGGCAACCCGACGCGCGGGCGGCACTCTCCGGCCTGTCTTTCGCCAGCGGCCGCGCCCATGTCGCCCGCGCCGCGCTCGAGGCGATGGCGCACCAGACCCACGATCTGATGACCGCCTTCGCCGGCGACGGCGCCCGCTGGCACTGCCTCAAGGTCGACGGCGGCATGATCGGCAACGACTGGATCGCCCAGGATCTCGCCGACATGCTCGATCTCGACGTGGAGCGGCCGCGCTTCGTGGAGACCACGGCGCTCGGTGCGGCGATGCTCGCGGGTGTCGGCTCCGGGCTGTTCGCCTCGCTGGAAGAGGCCGCAGGCATGCGCGGCGCGGTCGAGCGGTTCGCGCCGGCAATGACTTCTGCCGCGCGCGACGCCCGCCTCGCCGGCTGGGGGCAGGCGGTGGCGCGGGTGCTGGGCTGA